In Candidatus Promineifilum breve, one genomic interval encodes:
- a CDS encoding DinB family protein: MNPEAIRRLYDYHFAANHTLWERCIVGLTPEEFRRKLPYSLGSVRNQIVHLMNIEDRWFSALRGVAVPGILNPVYFGTQAAVRARWDTIEANTRDYLSRLTATELERPYDEHAAVWQVLFHVLNHGTDHRAQTLSMLAQLGAKSFAQDYYLHLMGKF, encoded by the coding sequence ATGAATCCCGAAGCGATTCGCCGCTTATACGACTACCACTTCGCGGCCAATCATACCCTTTGGGAGCGGTGCATTGTCGGCCTGACGCCTGAGGAATTCCGCCGCAAGCTTCCCTATTCTCTGGGTTCAGTCCGCAACCAAATTGTTCACCTCATGAACATCGAGGATCGCTGGTTCTCCGCGTTGCGCGGCGTTGCGGTTCCGGGCATCCTCAACCCCGTCTACTTCGGCACTCAGGCCGCCGTTCGTGCCCGATGGGACACCATCGAGGCTAATACTCGCGACTACCTATCCCGGCTCACCGCCACGGAATTAGAGCGGCCTTATGACGAACACGCCGCCGTGTGGCAGGTACTTTTTCACGTGCTGAATCACGGCACGGATCACCGGGCGCAAACACTATCGATGCTGGCCCAATTGGGAGCGAAGAGCTTTGCTCAAGATTACTACTTACACCTGATGGGTAAGTTTTAG
- a CDS encoding ADP-ribosylglycohydrolase family protein: MITLQERYRGSLLGLACADAVGTTLEFRPPGSFTPITDMVGGGPFRLQVGEWTDDTSMALCLAESLIKRNGFDAADQMWRYLVWRDDGHLSSNGRCFDIGGTVSAALRRFEQNGDPFAGSTDRYSAGNGSIMRLAPVPLFFARDAANAIHLSGESSRTTHGAETCVAACRYLGGLIVGALQGVAKTELLAPHYSPTGTAWADGELAAPIAAIAAGSFKTKNPPAIRGTGYVVESLEAALWAFHRSESFAEGCLLAANLGDDADTTAAVYGQLAGAYYGVDGIPRPWLENLAHREVITRFADDLLIWAS, translated from the coding sequence ATGATCACGCTTCAAGAACGCTATCGCGGTAGTTTGTTGGGGCTGGCTTGCGCGGATGCGGTCGGCACCACCCTGGAGTTTCGCCCACCCGGCAGCTTCACCCCCATCACCGATATGGTCGGCGGCGGGCCGTTTCGCCTGCAAGTGGGCGAATGGACCGACGACACCTCGATGGCCCTCTGCCTGGCCGAAAGCCTCATCAAACGCAACGGCTTTGATGCCGCCGATCAGATGTGGCGCTACCTGGTGTGGCGCGACGACGGCCATCTGAGCAGCAACGGCCGCTGCTTCGACATCGGCGGCACGGTCAGCGCGGCCCTGCGCCGATTTGAGCAAAACGGCGACCCTTTCGCCGGTTCCACCGACCGCTACAGCGCCGGCAACGGCAGCATCATGCGCCTGGCCCCCGTGCCCCTGTTCTTCGCCCGCGATGCGGCCAATGCCATCCACCTGAGCGGCGAAAGCTCGCGCACGACCCACGGCGCGGAAACCTGCGTCGCCGCCTGCCGCTATCTGGGCGGGCTGATTGTGGGCGCGTTGCAGGGCGTCGCCAAGACCGAATTGTTAGCCCCGCATTATTCGCCCACCGGGACAGCCTGGGCAGACGGCGAATTGGCCGCCCCCATCGCCGCCATCGCCGCTGGCTCTTTCAAGACGAAGAACCCGCCCGCCATCCGAGGCACCGGCTACGTCGTTGAGTCTCTGGAAGCCGCGCTATGGGCTTTCCATCGCTCGGAATCATTCGCCGAAGGCTGTCTGCTGGCGGCCAACCTGGGGGATGACGCCGACACCACCGCCGCCGTTTACGGGCAATTGGCCGGCGCATATTACGGTGTGGACGGCATTCCGCGCCCTTGGCTCGAAAATTTGGCGCATCGGGAGGTGATCACCCGCTTCGCCGATGATCTGTTGATTTGGGCGTCATGA